From Hypomesus transpacificus isolate Combined female chromosome 3, fHypTra1, whole genome shotgun sequence:
CACatccttcttttcttctctaAGTGCATTCAGAGAGGACCCAGAGAAGCTCTCACCACCGAGAAACCTCTTCTGTTCCCCTGCCCTCTGTTTTACCAGACCCTGCTTTGGAGCGGGCTCTTTTAGCAAACTTCGATTGAAGGCCGAATGCTTTTGACCACCTGCCTTCTTGTCAGAATTGCTATATTCATAAAGGCTCTGGCAGCTTGAGATAAAATCATCCATACTGTCAttgctgctgctgtcactgTGTATGGGGCTCAGACACATGATATCGTCAATGTCACAGTCAAAGGCAGTACCATGGTCCAGTGCCACATTCTTTAGATCCAAATCTGGTGGGTTTGGATATACACTGCCTGGCAGCATACCCCCCTGTCTACCGTCTGACAGCTCCCTTTTAACATGCTTTACGCAGAGCCCTGAACCTGGTGTCCTGCCTTCCTCGTGGTCTACTACCAAATTCTTCACACCTGATGACACAGTTTTAGGGCCAGATGAGGCTTGGCGTATTTCTGGAAGGGGGTTCCAGGAATCTATGACACATGCAAGGTCTGGGGACACAGTAGTTTGTGGTTTCCAGAGCTTTTTAGCAGGAGTCTCATAAGTATCATCAAGGCAAGAGTCATCAAGTCGCCTTTTTTGTCTTGTGGAATCACTACTGGTCATAATCTCTATTTTGTAGTTGCAAAATGGATTTGAATTTTCCCACAAATAGTTTATGGTTCCATTAGACTGACCATTTCCACAAGATGCCATCCTCCTGGAATACACAGATAGGGGTCTCAAGTGCCCATGGCTACCATTTTCATAACTTGATTTCTCAACACCAAGTCGATGAGAAATTGCTTTCATACTATTAGCTATGCTAGCATTCTCCATCCCGCCAAATAACAAGGCCAGATGACTTAACCAAAGCTTTTACTactagtagctagctaactacgtAATTGCAACGAGAAGAGTCAGGATCCTCTCGACTTGCCTGAAAAATGAAGATGTGAGATTGAATTAGAATTTGTCATTGACAACATTACGGTTAATTGTTAAGTACAGGCTAATCATGTTGAAGGAAATCGGATACCATCAGTTGCTGAATTGCAGCAAGTCCTTTCCAGCAGAATGAAGTGGGCCCAAAATATTGCAACTAGTACCAATAAGCCCGTGCAGTGCATGTGGCTAGCTACTTTGCTAATTAGTTTAACACATTATCTTCCTTCATTCGATCTTGAGTTTCAATGCAAGTTAATACGTGTGATCTGTAGAGCTTTCTGAATGAAGAAGCTTTTACTTACGACTTTTTTCGTAGTCCACCGCAAGAGGAATATCGAAAAACACTCACAGGTGCATAAATGCGAGGTCAAGAGGTTCACGGACGAGCTCTTTGTCAGTGATGTTCAATTAACAGCGCGGGTAGCGATCTGCTGTTACTAGGCCTATGCGAGCACTAGGACTGTACAGTTTAATAAATACCATATTTTcaaacacacttttttttaagaaatacTTTGTTCAAAACATTATTTAACTTTCTGTGTAACAAAATCTCCCACCCTATAACGATGATCTAAAGAGATCAATATAATTCAACATCTATTttattacagaaactgcatacTAACAATCCAATCATAATAGTCAAGTAATGAATCCAATGAAAACACGTTTAGTACGCAGCTGTCTCTAACATGAacaaacactgaaaaaaaaaaacagaagtcCATTTTGGCCTACACAGCCAACAAGTATAAtgtaacatttattttcattaacaGCTACAAGCTATACAAGATATATAACTTGAAACAATATGAAATGTCAACGTTAATTAAATGTAATTCCCCGTTGATTATAAAATTATTAGTTATACATAACATCCTTTTGATTATAACATCCTTTTGATTTCTCAAAACAATgcagaaatacatttgaaattaGTGTACAAAGCATAACGACATGAACAGAAGAGGGAAAAAAAGTGCAAACTTTGATTAAAGATTATATCCACTCTTCCTCTTCTATGATCCAGCTTAAGGAATTGGACTTCTCTCAAAGAAGAGAGGGACCTTGGCAAAGCGTTTGTGATAAAAGTTGCTCTTGTTCTTCCATTGTACCAAAGTATAACATGGAATGATATTACCAAAAGCCAAACGGTAATTTCTATTAAAACCAGAACAAAACAAGTTATATTCCAATATGTAATTAGTTATTCACTGGATGCATCTaagagcacacacatgcatgtcaaacacacacatctggagtAAATCACCACAGTATGTACCTGCAGGTGAGGTCAGAGGGGTGCTGCCATTGCTGGCCATTGAAGCCTGGTCCTTGAGCTGCCAATGTGTCCATCAGGTTGAGAAGCTCCTGCATTAGCCCTGCATATACCACAAACAGACTTTTTCACATGCATACTTCACAAACTCGTGCTCTGTACTGTTTAGCCTGTATTTTGATTAtttgacaattttttttattgtgttgcACTTCATTGAAATGTGTTGAATAATCATTTTCAGTACCTCTTACTGAACGTTGGTCTACATTCATATTCTCCTCATTATGTTGGTTGACTGTCCCCACATAGTACCTCCTCTGCTGCTGCAGGTAATCCTCTCTGATCAAGGGCCTGAAACAGACAAGACAGCCACCATCTAGCAGACTGGACCCTTCCTAGTCCAACATTCCAGATCAACATTCCTCTATCCACCAAACTCATCTGACAGTGATGGAGTAACCAATCTTAAGCCAGTTTCTAATCACAGATCTACTTTTGCCAGGCAGTAACAAACATACACCATGTTGTCACTGAGATAGAGGGAGATTTGACTGTGGACAAATGAATGATCAAATTGCTCCCTCTGGAGGTGATTAACAGGATGACATTAGGCACAAACTACAGTCCAGCAGAATATACTACACCTTGGAGGTAGCATATCCACCCTTCTATTTTTCTGGATGACTTTTTTCTTTGGGACTCCTTTGTTTTCAGCTGGCTGGGTTTCCTTGACCTCTAGTACAGGTAGTTTGATTTTAGGCTGAGTTTGTGCCGTTATGATAGTTTGTTTTGGTACCGGCTTGACTGTTTGGTTTGGTACCGGATTGGTAATTTGTTTTGGTATTGGCTTGGCCGTTTGGTTCGATACAGGCTTGGTAATTTGTTTTGATACTGGCTTGGTAATTTGTTTTGATACTGGCTCGGTAATTTGTTTTGATACTGGCTCGGTAATTTGTTTTGGTCCTGGATTGGTAGTTTGGTTGGGTGGTTGGTTTACATTTCCAACTATTTGGTCAGCCTGGCCTGGTTGGATAGTTTTTTGTACAGAATTGTTTTGTACAGGATTAGCTTTCTGCTGAGGTGTAACTGTCTTGATCTCTTTCAGTTGGGGTTGAGTGATGTTAAATGCTGGCTTGCTGTTGTTACTTTTCAGGCTTGGAGCCACTCTCTCAGACTTGAACTGAGCCTGAACCAGAGATGGAATCTGAAGAGGTAGCAAACAGAATCATTTGTTTATTTAACATTTGTATATTAATTAAATAACAGCATCTATTATGAAAACTCTTAGAATTAAGACATTGAACATGCCATATGTCTGTGGGGTTCAGAATCCTTACCTGTGGTTGCATAGATCTGGTGATCCTTTTGCTCATCGCCATGGTAACCTTTTTATCTACAGAAGAGACTGGACAGTCCTGGACTGAAGGAAGACCACTCCCCTTACCTGCATTGGTCTCAGCACAAACTGCTCTGGCCCCAGGTGCCACTGTGGCACTCTTAGGACCACCAACAGTGCCTTCCGTACCCTCTCCTGTATCAAACAAGCTGTAAGAACAGTCCTCTAAGGTGAAGGAGGCATATTGTTCAAACACTTCAGCTTGGCTCTTGTTGTTCTTAGGGGTAAGTAGGGGCTTACCCTCTACACAGAATAGCGGACTAGGCATATTCTCTCTCCTGCTAACCAGAGGGCTGGATGTGTCGAGGGGCTGAAGGCATGAACTCCTGATATTTCTTCCCGCTCTACAGGCCTTAATGCCGGCCATAAAAAGTAAACTTTTGTcattttttgtctttttgtctTGCTCTCCCTTGTTCTCTTCTTTCCCCCTTCTATACCCAGGCCCCTGTTCAAGACTTTGACTAGACCCACTGGGTTTTTGATGACAGTCTTCATCATCAAAACTCTGACAGCTTCCTTTGAAGGTGTCATTCAGCTCATCAGAGCCTCCTCTTCCGACAGGACTCAAGTACATGATCTCAGCTTCACAGTCAAAGCCCAGATCGAGTGTGACCTCCTCAGGATCCAACTCGTGGCTCTCAGAGACCTGCGAATGACGTGGACATAAACTGCCTGACAACATGTCGCCAGTGGCGTAACtgtagggagtgcaaggagtgcagctgcactagggcccgtggcgaaagggggcccgtcctcgatctcaccgtaaaagttAGACAACCTGACCgtgccccttaaggcaatctgaccgggccccttgcacagCTGTAATACTGCACATTGTAGATCACATATGATCCactcttatcaattcgcaaataTTTCtgaattatggtgtcagttattcagaattacgAGCTATCATCTGtccaataaacatttaaaaacagtcactgttaacaacagcaaataattattttttcgtcatttgccttttgctgaatgaaacaaatgtcgtttttattaagtaatattgccctcgaaaaatagcaaggatgtctgggtaatattgttgtcaaagattcccgcccacccacacacgattgttcccatccagttgttgttgggatactacagttgtgttgcattagcgttttgaagcaaattaggctaccccatgccatgccctttaacataaaagtggctccagaaagcggcaggaacgaaaagagcaagatgtaagggtggcaaagctgtcaaaactatcctcatttggattgtggcgaagcgtgttgaagaggacgctacgtctgaccccagcccggcaacagcaatgagtgtgaaactcagccaccagggtaggctaataattacataacgtttactgtctggtgtatgcagttgacaccgctattaaacgtcataaaaatgcacatataggcctaggctaccaggcagcggccaggttagatatagtaactatgtgcaggatgtagtcggaaaatagctaaagctagatagactaaatgcaAACTAGCATAtgtaacgaacataaaatcaaatattcaccatcgaagtgactgtttttttttttactagtacccagatagcacacatgacagatgaaacgtcattcataacgtcggataagcctcggtaaatgatcagattttcttctcatctctgtgctctatttcaaacgtcgcagatacgtcggctcatgactgactgttccattatgctcattccgtgttgtagcaagcataatctagagccagagactcgcgagtcagagccgttcacttttgaaaaccgtcatctatcttcacatagaaggagcagtcgttacccttaattgtacatcatgagtagcctaaatttttattgcgcatcgctaaactgaaaactcaataatttcgcctgatgataggtcggtaaggggcccgttggtgagatctgcactcgggcccgccaagtccttgttacgccgctgcatGTCGCCCTCACTAAGGCATGGAGAGTCATATCCCCCATCCCAGACTGAATTCTTCTCAAGAGGTGGTATTGTTTGGGGAACAGAAGTGggggcaggaacacacacactgtctgggaAGGCAGTTCCTGAATCGTAAGTCTTTTTGACGGGAGTCTGTAAAGTGTCATCAGAGGTTGAATCAGAGTCCTCATCCCACGGCCTCTTAAAGACATGTCTGGCCCTGGAGCCGGAAGAGCTTTGCTGATTCATTTTCGACGTCTTCCTTCTTTGTCCTCCCTTGAAAACATATATATACGATGCAATTTACTTTGATTCTAGTTGGATCTACTCACCCACAGTAGCTAATGTGAAAACAGATAACGCCTACTTCCTACTGTAGCTTGTGGACTTTGTACACGAGAGCATGCTTTTCTGTCGCTTCCGCTGAACAAGTTTAAGCTAGCTAGACTTAAAACCAGAATAATGTGTCAATGTGACACGTGTCATCCAGGTTCACTCTAAAAGGGGTTTGATAGTACGGTTACACCTGTTAATTCCATCAATTACCTCGGCCCTGCATAATTAGCCTGAAACTAAACTTTTTTGTTAACAGGCTAAGTTGATCACTGTGAGACATTTTGTTAACTGCGTCTGTGTTCGCTACATTAACGTTGGCTTACTTTCAGTCAATATGAATTGAAGAgttagggtagggtatagggtaatATATAGTATGTCCCGAAATGCATTAACTTACTGTATATTGCATCATGTACATTTCAAATTTTAACTTACCGATTATTATGCTGAACTGCTAGTTTTCCACCATGCATTTATAACTGTCGTCATCAAAATATTTGGACCGTCATTGAATAAACACGCATTCACGTCagacaaagtgttttttttttgttcacgGGACGCACTTATAATATATCTTTTATTGAAATCTACCGTATATGGGTGCTACATATTCAATGAAAgtatttaaattaatttcaaaCTGTAACAAAATTGTAAAAAGTAACACTGTGATCTTATCAAAAACATCAACCCACATGTCctttcccccacccccacgATGTTAACTAGTCAAATATTTGTAAGCAACATTATCAAACAAAACAATGGTAGGCCTACATACAGTAGTGAGCTTGATGGTAAATTAATGTCGTTgtctcgtcccccccccccccccccaaacatgaAATTATGTGCTTTGGATAGGAATGAAGAGTGCAAAAATAGATCTTgcaatagaaaaaaatatgattgtctttttttatacacataaacacactcacgTCCACACACTCAATTAATAGTCATACAATACTGCACACTGCGAGTACATTTTCTTAAAGCCTTTATGCCCAAGAGGCAGACCACCGagcccagagcagagcagatgacaGGAACCACATTTGTTCCCTGCTCATTTTTGGCTTTACTCACTGGCTTCACATCAATCACCAGTGACACTGTCCCTTTGAGTAAGTCACACCTCCATCCACAGATACTAATGGAAACATCACAACAAAACCCTTCTGGAAGTTATACATCACACACTGACCAGGGATGTCTTGACATTTAAATCCATGTTGATGTATCCATGTGAAATGGTGCCTTAGTGATAAACCtttcctccacacctccctattgtttatatacatacaaatacatcaTTTGGTGTACTAAAATACAAACAGTACATAGCATAACATACAGTGGGCAACCAAAAATGACATTTAATTTGTGGTGTACTGTAACAAAATGATGATGCTATGGTTTAGGAAGAAAACAAATGACACATGGAGTTGATATTGCTTTGGTCTGAGTTCTTGGGGCCATCAGGTTCTGGCCTCCCTTGGTCAGTTAGACACCATAACTTCCTCAGCCACCAGGTGGCACCACTACGAGGTCTGAAGTCCAAAACACCATTGATGCTACCAGTCTCCCTCATCCCCTCTTTTCCTTTCATCCGCATCTCTCTAGTTTCCTgcactctccctttcttcttcttctacttCCTCTCCGTGGCTGCGTTCGTTTCTCCTTTTAGAAGCCGAACATGTCGTCTTTCTCAGCATTGTCTCCATCTGTTTTGTCCCAGTTGCTAGGGGACAGGCACTCTTCAGTGTTCAAGTCCTGAGGGTTTACCCCAATGTCCAGGACCTGGGGGTTATTGCGAGACTCAGCGAGTCTGTGGAAcacaagaaaaaaaagtgtatcATTTGCTATGTTAGAGACTGAATTTTATTTTTCACAAATTCAATTGTGTTTGGAAAGGGGGAAGCCCCAACAAGCCTGTGTGATGGTTATGTATGACTTGTCAAGTAAAATGACCAACACAATGTCAGCACTGGATTATCAGGAACTGTTCAGAGAAAACATTGAAGTGAAAATGTTGAAGCATGGGACATAGTATGGTGAAAAACTAGTCAGACTTAAAACATGATCTCTAGTCAGCTCACCATGACATCACTCATTC
This genomic window contains:
- the LOC124487999 gene encoding uncharacterized protein LOC124487999 isoform X2 gives rise to the protein MNQQSSSGSRARHVFKRPWDEDSDSTSDDTLQTPVKKTYDSGTAFPDSVCVPAPTSVPQTIPPLEKNSVWDGGYDSPCLSEGDMLSGSLCPRHSQVSESHELDPEEVTLDLGFDCEAEIMYLSPVGRGGSDELNDTFKGSCQSFDDEDCHQKPSGSSQSLEQGPGYRRGKEENKGEQDKKTKNDKSLLFMAGIKACRAGRNIRSSCLQPLDTSSPLVSRRENMPSPLFCVEGKPLLTPKNNKSQAEVFEQYASFTLEDCSYSLFDTGEGTEGTVGGPKSATVAPGARAVCAETNAGKGSGLPSVQDCPVSSVDKKVTMAMSKRITRSMQPQIPSLVQAQFKSERVAPSLKSNNSKPAFNITQPQLKEIKTVTPQQKANPALDQRGLPAAAEEVLCGDSQPT
- the LOC124487999 gene encoding uncharacterized protein LOC124487999 isoform X1, yielding MNQQSSSGSRARHVFKRPWDEDSDSTSDDTLQTPVKKTYDSGTAFPDSVCVPAPTSVPQTIPPLEKNSVWDGGYDSPCLSEGDMLSGSLCPRHSQVSESHELDPEEVTLDLGFDCEAEIMYLSPVGRGGSDELNDTFKGSCQSFDDEDCHQKPSGSSQSLEQGPGYRRGKEENKGEQDKKTKNDKSLLFMAGIKACRAGRNIRSSCLQPLDTSSPLVSRRENMPSPLFCVEGKPLLTPKNNKSQAEVFEQYASFTLEDCSYSLFDTGEGTEGTVGGPKSATVAPGARAVCAETNAGKGSGLPSVQDCPVSSVDKKVTMAMSKRITRSMQPQIPSLVQAQFKSERVAPSLKSNNSKPAFNITQPQLKEIKTVTPQQKANPVQNNSVQKTIQPGQADQIVGNVNQPPNQTTNPGPKQITEPVSKQITEPVSKQITKPVSKQITKPVSNQTAKPIPKQITNPVPNQTVKPVPKQTIITAQTQPKIKLPVLEVKETQPAENKGVPKKKVIQKNRRVDMLPPRPLIREDYLQQQRRYYVGTVNQHNEENMNVDQRSVRGLMQELLNLMDTLAAQGPGFNGQQWQHPSDLTCRNYRLAFGNIIPCYTLVQWKNKSNFYHKRFAKVPLFFERSPIP